A window of the Lagenorhynchus albirostris chromosome 1, mLagAlb1.1, whole genome shotgun sequence genome harbors these coding sequences:
- the CD276 gene encoding CD276 antigen isoform X1: MYIQGLLQLQAGAAFHHGEPSCQLPHGKMLCGPGSTGMRVATALGVLWFCLAGAAVEVRIPEDPVVALVGTDATLRCSFLPEPGFSVAQLNLIWQLTDTKQLVHSFAEGRDQGSAYANRTALFPDLLAQGNASLRLQRVRVADEGSFTCFLNIRDFGSGSAAVSLQVAAPYSKPSLTLDPNKDLRPGDTVTITCSSYRGYPKAEVFWQDGQGAPLTGNVTTSQTAKEQDLFDVRSVLRVVLGTNGTYSCLVRNPVLQQDAHGSVTITPHRNPTGAVEVQVPEDPVVALVGTDATLRCSFLPEPGFSLAQLNLIWQLTDTKQLVHSFAEGRDQGSAYANRTALFPDLLAQGNASLRLQRVRVADEGSFTCFVSIRDFGSAAVSLQVAAPYSKPSMTLDPNKDLRPGDTVTITCSSYRGYPEAEVLWQDGQGAPLTGNVTTSQMANEQGLFDVHSVLRVVLGANGTYSCLVRNPVLQQDAHGSVTITGQPMTFPPEALWVTVGLSVCLVALLVALAFVCWRKIKQSCEEENAGAEDQDGDGEGSKTALRPLKHSESKEDDGPEIA, from the exons atgtatattcaAGGACTCCTTCAATTGCAG GCAGGGGCAGCCTTCCACCACGGAGAGCCCAGCTGTCAGCTGCCTCACGGGAAGATGCTGTGTGGACCGGGCAGCACGGGTATGCGTGTGGCCACTGCCCTGGGAGTGCTGTGGTTCTGCCTCGCAG GCGCCGCAGTGGAAGTCCGGATCCCTGAAGACCCCGTGGTGGCCCTCGTGGGCACTGACGCCACCCTGCGCTGCTCCTTCTTGCCTGAGCCCGGCTTCAGCGTGGCACAGCTCAACCTCATCTGGCAGCTGACAGACACCAAACAGCTGGTGCACAGCTTCGCCGAGGGCCGCGACCAGGGCAGCGCCTATGCCAATCGCACTGCGCTCTTCCCAGACCTGCTGGCTCAGGGCAACGCGTCCCTGAGGCTGCAGCGCGTGCGCGTGGCTGATGAGGGCAGCTTCACCTGCTTTCTGAACATCCGGGACTTTGGCAGCGGCAGCGCTGCGGTCAGCCTGCAGGTGGCAG ccccctaCTCAAAGCCCAGCCTGACCCTGGATCCCAACAAGGACCTGAGGCCCGGGGACACGGTGACCATCACGTGCTCCAGCTACCGGGGCTACCCCAAGGCCGAAGTGTTCTGGCAGGATGGGCAGGGTGCGCCCTTGACCGGCAACGTAACCACGTCGCAGACGGCTAAGGAGCAGGACTTGTTCGACGTGCGCAGTGTCCTGAGGGTGGTGTTGGGCACTAATGGCACCTACAGCTGCCTGGTGCGCAACCCCGTGCTGCAGCAGGACGCTCATGGCTCTGTCACCATTACACCGCATAGAAACCccacag GTGCTGTGGAAGTCCAGGTTCCCGAAGACCCCGTGGTAGCCCTCGTGGGCACTGACGCCACCCTGCGCTGCTCCTTCTTGCCCGAGCCCGGCTTCAGCCTGGCACAGCTCAACCTCATCTGGCAGCTGACAGACACCAAACAGCTGGTGCACAGCTTCGCCGAGGGCCGCGACCAGGGCAGCGCCTATGCCAATCGCACTGCGCTCTTCCCAGACCTGCTGGCTCAGGGCAACGCGTCCCTGAGGCTGCAACGCGTGCGCGTGGCTGATGAGGGCAGCTTCACCTGCTTCGTGAGCATCCGGGACTTCGGCAGCGCCGCGGTCAGCCTGCAGGTGGCAG CCCCCTACTCAAAGCCCAGCATGACCCTGGATCCCAACAAGGACCTGCGGCCCGGGGACACGGTGACCATCACGTGCTCCAGCTACCGGGGCTACCCCGAGGCCGAAGTGCTCTGGCAGGATGGGCAGGGTGCGCCCTTGACCGGCAACGTAACCACGTCGCAGATGGCTAACGAGCAGGGCTTGTTCGACGTGCACAGTGTCCTGAGGGTGGTGTTGGGCGCTAATGGCACCTACAGCTGCCTGGTGCGCAACCCCGTGCTGCAGCAGGACGCTCATGGCTCTGTCACCATCACAG gGCAGCCCATGACATTCCCCCCTGAGGCCCTGTGGGTGACCGTGGGGCTCTCTGTCTGTCTCGTCGCACTGTTGGTAGCCCTGGCCTTCGTGTGCTGGAGAAAGATCAAACAGAGCTGTGAGGAAGAGAATGCAG GCGCTGAGGACCAGGATGGGGATGGAGAAGGATCTAAGACGG CCCTGCGGCCTCTGAAACACTCTGAAAGCAAAGAAG ATGATGGACCAGAAATAGCCTGA
- the CD276 gene encoding CD276 antigen isoform X2, whose protein sequence is MLCGPGSTGMRVATALGVLWFCLAGAAVEVRIPEDPVVALVGTDATLRCSFLPEPGFSVAQLNLIWQLTDTKQLVHSFAEGRDQGSAYANRTALFPDLLAQGNASLRLQRVRVADEGSFTCFLNIRDFGSGSAAVSLQVAAPYSKPSLTLDPNKDLRPGDTVTITCSSYRGYPKAEVFWQDGQGAPLTGNVTTSQTAKEQDLFDVRSVLRVVLGTNGTYSCLVRNPVLQQDAHGSVTITPHRNPTGAVEVQVPEDPVVALVGTDATLRCSFLPEPGFSLAQLNLIWQLTDTKQLVHSFAEGRDQGSAYANRTALFPDLLAQGNASLRLQRVRVADEGSFTCFVSIRDFGSAAVSLQVAAPYSKPSMTLDPNKDLRPGDTVTITCSSYRGYPEAEVLWQDGQGAPLTGNVTTSQMANEQGLFDVHSVLRVVLGANGTYSCLVRNPVLQQDAHGSVTITGQPMTFPPEALWVTVGLSVCLVALLVALAFVCWRKIKQSCEEENAGAEDQDGDGEGSKTALRPLKHSESKEDDGPEIA, encoded by the exons ATGCTGTGTGGACCGGGCAGCACGGGTATGCGTGTGGCCACTGCCCTGGGAGTGCTGTGGTTCTGCCTCGCAG GCGCCGCAGTGGAAGTCCGGATCCCTGAAGACCCCGTGGTGGCCCTCGTGGGCACTGACGCCACCCTGCGCTGCTCCTTCTTGCCTGAGCCCGGCTTCAGCGTGGCACAGCTCAACCTCATCTGGCAGCTGACAGACACCAAACAGCTGGTGCACAGCTTCGCCGAGGGCCGCGACCAGGGCAGCGCCTATGCCAATCGCACTGCGCTCTTCCCAGACCTGCTGGCTCAGGGCAACGCGTCCCTGAGGCTGCAGCGCGTGCGCGTGGCTGATGAGGGCAGCTTCACCTGCTTTCTGAACATCCGGGACTTTGGCAGCGGCAGCGCTGCGGTCAGCCTGCAGGTGGCAG ccccctaCTCAAAGCCCAGCCTGACCCTGGATCCCAACAAGGACCTGAGGCCCGGGGACACGGTGACCATCACGTGCTCCAGCTACCGGGGCTACCCCAAGGCCGAAGTGTTCTGGCAGGATGGGCAGGGTGCGCCCTTGACCGGCAACGTAACCACGTCGCAGACGGCTAAGGAGCAGGACTTGTTCGACGTGCGCAGTGTCCTGAGGGTGGTGTTGGGCACTAATGGCACCTACAGCTGCCTGGTGCGCAACCCCGTGCTGCAGCAGGACGCTCATGGCTCTGTCACCATTACACCGCATAGAAACCccacag GTGCTGTGGAAGTCCAGGTTCCCGAAGACCCCGTGGTAGCCCTCGTGGGCACTGACGCCACCCTGCGCTGCTCCTTCTTGCCCGAGCCCGGCTTCAGCCTGGCACAGCTCAACCTCATCTGGCAGCTGACAGACACCAAACAGCTGGTGCACAGCTTCGCCGAGGGCCGCGACCAGGGCAGCGCCTATGCCAATCGCACTGCGCTCTTCCCAGACCTGCTGGCTCAGGGCAACGCGTCCCTGAGGCTGCAACGCGTGCGCGTGGCTGATGAGGGCAGCTTCACCTGCTTCGTGAGCATCCGGGACTTCGGCAGCGCCGCGGTCAGCCTGCAGGTGGCAG CCCCCTACTCAAAGCCCAGCATGACCCTGGATCCCAACAAGGACCTGCGGCCCGGGGACACGGTGACCATCACGTGCTCCAGCTACCGGGGCTACCCCGAGGCCGAAGTGCTCTGGCAGGATGGGCAGGGTGCGCCCTTGACCGGCAACGTAACCACGTCGCAGATGGCTAACGAGCAGGGCTTGTTCGACGTGCACAGTGTCCTGAGGGTGGTGTTGGGCGCTAATGGCACCTACAGCTGCCTGGTGCGCAACCCCGTGCTGCAGCAGGACGCTCATGGCTCTGTCACCATCACAG gGCAGCCCATGACATTCCCCCCTGAGGCCCTGTGGGTGACCGTGGGGCTCTCTGTCTGTCTCGTCGCACTGTTGGTAGCCCTGGCCTTCGTGTGCTGGAGAAAGATCAAACAGAGCTGTGAGGAAGAGAATGCAG GCGCTGAGGACCAGGATGGGGATGGAGAAGGATCTAAGACGG CCCTGCGGCCTCTGAAACACTCTGAAAGCAAAGAAG ATGATGGACCAGAAATAGCCTGA